One window of Mesotoga sp. BH458_6_3_2_1 genomic DNA carries:
- the dapD gene encoding 2,3,4,5-tetrahydropyridine-2,6-dicarboxylate N-acetyltransferase: MDAEMIIKMIRDSKKKTPAKCYISGELDDLSTEGVEFVGGKDFGILFGDLKDINGVIEANRDKIIGYRIEIRARNSALPLADLTKYRARIEPGAIIRDLVEIGDNAVIMMGAVLNVGAVIGKGTMIDMNVVVGGRAIIGADCHIGAGAVVAGVVEPPSATPVIIEDNVLVGANAVILEGVRIGTNSVIGAGAVVTKDVPPFSVAAGMPAKVIKQFDEKTASKTNLVKELREIREN, translated from the coding sequence ATGGACGCAGAAATGATAATAAAGATGATAAGAGACTCGAAGAAGAAGACCCCTGCGAAATGCTACATCTCCGGGGAGCTGGACGACCTTTCAACTGAGGGTGTAGAGTTCGTCGGAGGCAAAGACTTTGGGATTCTCTTTGGCGATCTGAAAGATATCAACGGAGTAATCGAGGCAAACAGAGACAAGATTATTGGCTACCGCATTGAAATCAGGGCACGAAACTCAGCCCTTCCCCTCGCGGATCTAACGAAGTATAGGGCGCGAATCGAACCGGGAGCGATTATTCGCGATCTGGTTGAAATTGGAGACAACGCGGTCATAATGATGGGAGCTGTTCTCAATGTCGGTGCAGTGATTGGCAAAGGAACCATGATAGATATGAACGTAGTAGTCGGGGGCAGGGCAATAATTGGAGCCGATTGTCACATAGGAGCTGGAGCCGTTGTCGCTGGCGTTGTGGAGCCCCCTAGCGCGACACCGGTGATTATAGAAGACAATGTGCTTGTGGGAGCCAATGCCGTTATCCTCGAAGGAGTGAGGATTGGTACGAATTCGGTCATAGGGGCCGGAGCGGTGGTAACTAAGGATGTTCCGCCTTTTTCGGTTGCTGCAGGAATGCCCGCGAAGGTCATAAAGCAGTTCGACGAGAAGACTGCAAGCAAGACGAATCTCGTTAAAGAACTTCGTGAGATAAGGGAGAACTAG
- a CDS encoding 4-hydroxy-tetrahydrodipicolinate reductase produces MKYGVVGSSGRMGEEVIEVFRDHELVLEVNDEGIFRHGEPEVIIDFSNREVLKTTIDLTDQFGAGLVIGTTALRQSDISDLEKLAEKVPVVQSFNFSIGINLLRMILKEFSTLFEGFEGEIIEVHHSAKKDAPSGTALMLKESTGRDLPIHSVRAGGVPGDHTLFFANDGEVIEITHRAISRKVFAIGALTAAQFCTNKEKGFYSFEEVIKWTQK; encoded by the coding sequence GTGAAGTATGGAGTTGTTGGCTCTTCGGGGCGGATGGGAGAAGAAGTTATTGAAGTATTTAGAGACCACGAACTCGTTCTAGAAGTTAATGATGAAGGTATCTTTAGACATGGCGAACCAGAGGTTATCATTGATTTCTCGAATCGTGAAGTTTTGAAAACCACAATCGATCTGACAGATCAATTTGGCGCAGGTCTGGTCATTGGGACGACTGCTCTTCGTCAATCTGACATTTCAGATCTGGAGAAGCTTGCCGAAAAGGTCCCTGTAGTTCAAAGCTTCAATTTCTCTATAGGCATAAACCTGCTGAGAATGATCCTCAAGGAGTTTTCGACTCTATTTGAAGGCTTCGAAGGCGAGATAATTGAAGTACACCACAGTGCGAAGAAAGACGCGCCTTCAGGTACCGCTTTAATGCTGAAGGAATCTACCGGAAGAGACTTGCCAATTCACTCTGTGAGGGCCGGGGGAGTTCCAGGAGATCATACTCTCTTCTTTGCTAATGATGGAGAAGTTATCGAGATAACTCACAGAGCGATCTCCCGCAAAGTATTCGCGATCGGGGCGCTAACGGCAGCTCAGTTCTGTACCAATAAAGAAAAGGGGTTTTACTCCTTTGAGGAGGTCATTAAATGGACGCAGAAATGA